Proteins encoded within one genomic window of Vairimorpha necatrix chromosome 3, complete sequence:
- a CDS encoding ABC transporter, whose product MNPKVNLSWRNLKVSTNQGIVLDTCNGKINHSQISILLGGTGAGKSLLFNILAGRQNNTLQITGEILINFNNINNSYLKIGSVISLVDETFYFFQKQTIWETFYFSVKSYHLDKNTTFLLNKTQEIINILDLENIKNNMLFNLSQGEKKLVSIGAILAEDPDIILLDEPFVMIDKWHTKRIMKILKKLTDHHKTVLVSINSPDIEILKKCDKIFVLANSSFIFDGRYEEFEKFFQKKNEKIEDFLSDLLTVDYTSEIIEINKRQKIRELKERWYRNHSQDIDTTMYQSIKYSDRKNNLKKISLILKRHLKIFKRSKETYRMVIIQKATFLIITCIVYPFIGYYQKDIQTRVGLCGFFVLNSIDRSMSIALSSFSQSKLIAKREIVAGMYTSTEMYISEYIFDFVLLYLSTVLYVVPVYWIAQVNDNLYRFVLFLINHFCLVHFTVAYSLLIGIVTHSHKEAHMYGSVGLLIFSAFSGIFVNVSTIPSFSRWITWFSPLYYALEFSLQVSLTLSIFIIYILLIIFLGLIFSSLKFKPRMVNEKVDVWKDFIYE is encoded by the exons ATGAACCCAAAGGTAAATTTAAGCTGGAGAAACCTAAAAGTCTCTACAAATCAAGGAATCGTACTAGACACTTGTAATGGTAAAATAAACCACTCACAAATCTCAATACTCCTTGGTGGTACAGGAGCGGGGaaatctttattattcAACATATTAGCAGGTAGACAAAACAATACTCTACAAATTACTGGcgaaatattaataaacttcaataatattaaCAATTCCTACCTAAAAATAGGTAGTGTCATATCTCTAGTAGAcgaaacattttatttttttcaaaaacaaACTATCTGggaaacattttatttctctGTAAAATCTTATCATCTTGATAAAAACACTAcatttttactaaataaaactcaagaaataattaatatactagatttagaaaatataaaaaataacatgttatttaatttatcacaAGGCGAAAAAAAACTTGTGAGTATTGGCGCTATATTAGCAGAAGATCctgatattattttattagacGAACCATTTGTAATGATCGATAAATGGCATACTAAaagaataatgaaaattttgaaaaaattgacTGACCATCATAAAACTGTCTTGGTGTCAATTAATAGTCCGGATATCGagatattaaagaaatgtgataaaatatttgtattgGCAAACTCTAGTTTCATTTTTGATGGGAGATATGaagaatttgaaaaattttttcaaaaaaaaaatgaaaaaattgaagattttttatcagATTTGTTGACAGTAGATTACACATCAGAAATAAtcgaaataaataaaagacaGAAAATTAGAGAACTAAAAGAAAGATGGTATAGAAATCATAGTCAAGATATTGATACTACAATGTATCaaagtataaaatattctgatagaaaaaataatttaaaaaaaataagtttgatattaaaaagacatttaaaaatttttaaaaggtCTAAAGAAACTTACAGGATGGTAATTATACAAAAGGCgacatttttaattataacttGTATTGTTTATCCATTTATAGGGTATTATCAGAAAGATATACAAACAAGAGTAGGACTATGTggattttttgtattgaaTTCTATTGATAGATCCATGAGCATTGCTTTGTCGTCATTTTCGCAGTCGAAATTAATAGCGAAACGGGAGATAGTCGCGGGAATGTACACAAGTACAGAAATGTACATTTCTGAATATATTTTCGATTTCGTTTTGCTTTATTTGTCTACTGTTTTGTATGTAGTCCCAGTTTATTGGATAGCGCAAGTCAATGACAATTTGTACAGATTtgtattatttcttataaatcATTTCTGTTTGGTACATTTTACTGTAGCTTATTCGTTGTTAATAGGTATAGTGACGCATTCACATAAAGAAGCTCATATGTACGGATCAGTGGGTCTACTTATATTTTCAGCTTTTAGTGGTATTTTCGTAAATGTCAGTACAATACCAAGCTTCTCGAGATGGATTACGTGGTTTTCGCCTTTGTATTACGCATTAGAATTTAGTCTACAAGTTTCATTAA ctttaagtatttttataatttatattttattaataatttttttgggACTTATTTTTAGTTCATTGAAATTTAAGCCGAGAATGGTAAATGAAAAAGTCGATGTATggaaagattttatatatgaataa
- a CDS encoding U3 small nucleolar RNA-associated protein 6 (UTP6) yields the protein MTERVQLNLERMIPELEEYKNRGVFSTVECQKIIHTRKKHEFRLQRFDKKLLDILRYIESETLLETIRDKRIKKKNLNISYYDKKITEKIIKLYKEALFRFTDKKIIVKFTEYAIKKEMHADLKDVYASYCLKNTGDAELWIYCAVKLYEIDDVDSSRAMFFKGIRLNPEYHKLRVEFFRMEVLHILRVMETNIKFGIEEEQSDEILSIAYNIYLDTVEICKENKMIEEMKQIAKKVEELYKKIQNTGN from the coding sequence ATGACGGAAAGAGTCCAATTAAATCTAGAGCGTATGATCCCCGAACTAGAAGAATACAAAAACAGAGGCGTCTTTTCTACTGTAGaatgtcaaaaaataatccaCACCAGAAAAAAGCACGAATTTAGACTACAAagatttgataaaaaattacttgACATTTTACGCTACATAGAAAGCGAGACTCTTCTTGAAACAATCAGAGACAAGAGAATCAAAAAGAAGAATCTTAATATAAGTTATTATGACAAGAAAATAAcagagaaaataataaaactttataaagAAGCATTATTCAGATTTactgataaaaaaataattgtcAAGTTCACTGAATACGccataaaaaaagagatgCACGCAGATCTGAAAGATGTTTACGCGTCATATTGTCTGAAAAATACGGGAGACGCGGAATTGTGGATTTATTGCGCGGTGAAATTGTACGAGATAGACGACGTGGACTCGTCACGGGCTATGTTTTTTAAGGGAATAAGACTCAATCCCGAATACCATAAATTAAGAGTAGAATTCTTTAGAATGGAAGTATTACATATATTGAGAGTAATGGAGACAAATATCAAGTTTGGAATAGAAGAAGAACAATCTGATGAGATATTAAGCATAgcttataatatatatttagataCAGTGGAAATAtgtaaagaaaacaaaatgaTCGAAGAAATGAAACAAATAGCGAAGAAAGTAGAAGAActttataagaaaatacaaaatacaGGAAATTAA
- a CDS encoding DNA-directed RNA polymerase III subunit RPC1 has protein sequence MNRDTNLIKNKINKISFGLLSSQEIEKLSVHSLTSKDLYDVITKSPMSDGPLDRRLGVSNKKDKCLTCNENIVNCLGHFGNIKLILPVYHIGLIKQTLFILSCVCKNCGKILLSEKKKNFYKNLLREIKNKNDQILLLRKINVECKKTTLCLECQTVNGTIKKGTGFKILHEIEKNNGRKDKKNFSKKIEDINPLVALNIFSMIKPEDYEYLGLEDNPEKFIIQNVIVPPACIRPSVGMAERDSTNEDDLTIKISEIIHTNFVLKESIEKGNPVNIINDDWDLLQLQCALMINSDLPQVNVQSQPIKGLVQRLKGKSGRFRCNLSGKRVDFSGRTVISPNPNLTIDQVDVPEYMAKILTIPEKVTKFNKEKLQKLIKNGPLIYPGANYIINNKCKKFLLYGGKEDELLEGDIVERHLTNNDVVLFNRQPSLHRMSIMAHYVNIHKNKTLRFNECVCSPYNADFDGDEMNIHVPQTLEAIAECIELMGVKENIVTARHGEPLIAATQDFITALYLITSKDTFFDRKKFGQLLAHFCRSRIEISPVIVKPVELFTGKQLVEAMIHDSLEDKRLIKEITLNAKNRSFSKWDHTDSFFVVREGKYLFGRIDKNIIGGESKKNSILYLLMTIEKHSSAQMMYNITRVASRYLGEVGFSIGLVDVLPGKNLQIKKTEVVDEGYKKCKEIIKNISEINKEESEMEISSTLNQIREECGSICIKELSTYNSPIIMQACGSKGSKINVSQMIACVGQQIISGKRIPNGMLDRTLPHFDKFSMTPESKGFVENSFYTGMKPAEFFFHAVSGREGLVDTAVKTAETGYTQRRLMKALEDLNVKYDYSVRSSFNEIIQYKYGEDGIDPLVMECDDFIDLEKVFISVETKLTAFSPNLLNDKSIDNEYNDKLTEQDSYKKILICNKNKTLEFDHKNNLTEDKIVKIIYEKFDSMKKDPFIRNYCLNILNDDFYKKISDFLLSKINSVIFNGYKFIKILSTCQFFNLFFNKLKNKIKNSVIEPGTAVGAIAGQSIGEPGTQMTLKTFHFAGVASMNITLGVPRLIEIINAVSNINTPIINVSLSKNDLLNAQLVKGRLLKVLVRDICSKVTESVSKNDIFVDFEFDINLINKLRLQVDTKSIKQSLNINEQISIIDDNKLRIIFKNGINQALYNIQKIKKKIMNTKINGLSSVNKVLLHNDKGIYKCIVEGHGLQTILGTKGVDYKNTTSNAILEIQEVLGIEAARAHIISEIEYVVGKHGIKIDPRHVMLLADTMTYKGEVLGITRFGISKMSCSTLMLASFEQTSDHLFDAAIRNKSEDVRGVSESIILGKPIGLGTGGVELYWDGENKLP, from the coding sequence ATGAACAGAGACACAAAtctgataaaaaataaaataaataaaatctctTTCGGCTTGTTGTCAAGTcaagaaattgaaaaattatcagTCCATTCTCTAACCTCTAAAGATTTATACGACGTAATAACAAAATCGCCTATGTCTGACGGGCCTCTGGACAGAAGACTGGGTGTCAGTaacaaaaaagacaaaTGTCTAACATGTAACGAAAATATCGTAAATTGTCTAGGTCACTTCGGAAACATTAAACTTATTCTTCCTGTTTACCATATTGGTCTAATAAAACAAactctttttattttatcttgtGTCTGTAAAAATTGcggaaaaattttattatcagaaaaaaagaaaaatttttataaaaatttattacgggaaataaaaaataaaaatgatcagattttattattacgGAAAATTAATGTtgaatgtaaaaaaacaacacTGTGTTTAGAATGTCAAACAGTGAACGgtactataaaaaaaggaacaggatttaaaatattacatgagatagaaaaaaataacggaaggaaagataaaaaaaattttagtaagAAAATCGAAGATATAAACCCGCTTGTtgctttaaatattttttctatgatAAAACCAGAAGATTATGAATATCTCGGCCTTGAAGACAACCCagagaaatttataattcaaAATGTCATTGTGCCGCCCGCTTGTATTAGGCCGAGCGTGGGGATGGCGGAACGGGACAGCACAAATGAAGACGATTtgactataaaaatatcagaaATTATACATACGAATTTTGTACTAAAAGAAAGTATTGAAAAAGGAAATCCTGTGAATATCATCAATGATGACTGGGATTTGCTTCAATTACAATGTGCTCTAATGATCAATTCTGATCTACCACAAGTTAATGTCCAGTCCCAACCTATTAAAGGGTTGGTCCAAAGATTGAAAGGGAAAAGTGGGCGGTTTAGATGCAATTTAAGTGGAAAAAGAGTGGATTTTAGTGGTAGAACAGTCATTTCTCCAAATCCAAATCTCACTATCGACCAAGTTGATGTCCCAGAATACATGGCGAAAATTTTGACTATACCAGAAAAAGTAACCAAAttcaataaagaaaaattacaaaaattaataaaaaatggtCCATTAATTTATCCTGGTGccaattatataattaataacaaatgtaaaaaatttttactttacgGTGGTAAAGAAGATGAATTATTAGAAGGCGACATTGTAGAAAGACATCTCACCAATAATGACGTAGTGCTTTTTAATAGACAACCTTCTTTACATAGAATGAGCATCATGGCGCATTATGTCAacattcataaaaataaaactttgaGGTTTAACGAGTGCGTCTGCTCGCCGTATAACGCGGATTTTGACGGGGACGAAATGAACATCCATGTGCCGCAAACATTAGAAGCTATCGCTGAGTGTATTGAATTAATGGGtgttaaagaaaatattgtgACGGCTAGACATGGAGAACCATTGATAGCTGCTACAcaagattttattacagCTTTGTATTTGATAACTTCGAAAGACACTTTTTTTGAtcgtaaaaaatttggCCAACTTCTTGCTCATTTTTGTAGGTCAAGAATTGAAATTTCGCCTGTTATTGTCAAGCCTGTGGAATTGTTCACTGGTAAACAACTCGTAGAAGCTATGATTCATGATTCTTTAGAAGATAAAAGAttaattaaagaaattacaCTAAATGCTAAGAATAGATCTTTTAGTAAGTGGGACCACACTGATTCCTTCTTTGTAGTACGAGAAGGCAAGTATTTATTCGGTCGTATTGATAAAAACATCATAGGAGGcgaatctaaaaaaaatagcattttatatttattaatgacCATAGAAAAACATTCATCGGCACAGATGATGTACAACATAACGAGAGTGGCCTCTCGTTATCTAGGCGAAGTGGGGTTTAGCATCGGCCTCGTCGATGTTTTACCgggaaaaaatttacaaattaaaaaaactgaAGTAGTAGACGAAggctataaaaaatgtaaagaaattattaaaaatataagcgaaataaataaagaagaatCAGAAATGGAGATTTCTAGTACATTAAATCAAATTAGAGAAGAATGCGGGTCGATTTGTATTAAAGAACTAAGTACCTACAATTCGCCGATTATAATGCAAGCTTGTGGAAGTAAAGGCAGTAAAATCAATGTGTCACAAATGATAGCTTGTGTAGGTCAGCAAATTATAAGTGGGAAACGAATTCCCAATGGAATGTTGGACAGAACTCTGCCacattttgataaatttagtATGACGCCAGAATCCAAAGGATTCGTGGAAAACTCTTTTTACACGGGGATGAAACCAGCCGAATTCTTTTTCCACGCTGTAAGCGGGCGGGAAGGTTTGGTCGACACGGCCGTCAAGACGGCAGAGACTGGGTACACACAGAGGAGACTTATGAAAGCTCTGGAAGATTTAAATGTTAAATATGATTACAGTGTAAGATCTTCTTTTAATGAGATTATACAGTACAAATATGGCGAAGATGGTATTGATCCACTAGTAATGGAATGTGATgattttatagatttaGAAAAGGTTTTTATTTCCGTAGAGACGAAATTGACGGCCTTTTCGCCGAATCTTCTAAATGATAAATCAATAGACAATGAAtataatgataaattaacaGAACAAGATTCTTATAAGAAAATCTTAATTTGCAATAAAAACAAGACCCTGGAATTtgatcataaaaataatttaacagaagataaaattgtcaaaattatttatgaaaaatttgacTCGATGAAAAAAGACccttttattagaaattattgtctaaatattttaaatgatgatttttataaaaaaatctcggattttttattatcaaaaattaattctGTAATTTTCAATGgttacaaatttataaaaattttgtctACTTGtcagttttttaatttattttttaataaattaaaaaataaaattaagaataGTGTAATAGAACCAGGTACAGCAGTAGGCGCCATAGCAGGACAAAGTATCGGTGAACCGGGGACACAAATGACTCTTAAAACTTTTCATTTCGCTGGTGTTGCCAGTATGAATATTACACTAGGAGTACCTCGTCttatagaaattattaatgcTGTGTCTAATATTAATACGCcaattataaatgtatCATTAAGTAAGAATGACTTATTGAATGCGCAATTAGTTAAAGGCAGACTTCTCAAAGTTTTAGTACGAGATATTTGTAGTAAAGTAACAGAGTCTGTTAGTAAAAACGATATATTTGTGGATTTtgaatttgatattaatttaattaataaattaaggTTACAAGTAGATACTAAATCAATAAAACAgagtttaaatattaatgagcaaatatcaataatagacgataataaattaagaataatatttaaaaatggtATAAACCAGGCCTTGTATAATATTCAGAAGATTAAGAAGAAGATCATGAATACGAAAATAAATGGATTGTCATCAGTgaataaagttttattgCACAATGACAAGGGAATATACAAGTGTATTGTCGAAGGCCATGGTTTACAGACCATTTTAGGGACCAAAGGGGTAGATTACAAGAACACCACCAGTAATGCCATTTTAGAAATACAAGAAGTTTTGGGAATCGAGGCGGCTAGAGCTCATATTATTAGTGAAATAGAGTATGTGGTAGGGAAACATGGAATAAAAATCGACCCGAGGCATGTCATGCTCTTGGCCGACACAATGACTTACAAAGGGGAAGTGCTAGGAATTACTAGATTTGGTATATCGAAAATGTCTTGTAGCACTTTGATGCTGGCCTCATTTGAGCAGACCAGTGATCATCTGTTCGACGCTGCCATACGAAATAAATCTGAAGATGTGCGAGGAGTAAGCGAGTCGATTATACTTGGGAAACCTATAGGATTAGGCACAGGAGGAGTAGAATTATATTGGGATGGAGAAAATAAACTACCATAa
- a CDS encoding hexokinase, whose protein sequence is MNSFLIFFISKIKMTLSSEPDYTIAEYSREDLESVFNQYKNTLSHNISNMSNLPNIKNTLVEDIHLNDQIISREHSVAVLDVGGSYFKIAMVKIKKNEEKFDLEISSVMSFPFPPMKKGIVMGWYNWVAEQYLNYMSKEEIVPDFASLIFSYPIEYKDDKIARPSILSKHWCFENKEILKSDLQTSLNNAITNKITKNQNFKNIFDKKEKFLVLSVLNDSVATFLSSKVIVEGEAVGVILGTGTNGAFTIKNNNKKYVYNTEWGAFKPENIKLIVEEEEFIKGIKTNYNYLDVLIGNGYKCGILNKIISTRKLDLFCVQGNSIANIMSRDDEDVYKKIVKGLINRSRQLIIALVCAVAANIESDQITILLNGSGYSETSERETFIEMLNQYAKEIFNIDADIKVVYKEGLTFYGAAYYSLVKYSNMKNLLNEL, encoded by the coding sequence ATGAactcatttttaatattttttatatcaaaaattaaaatgacTCTGTCTTCTGAACCAGACTATACTATCGCAGAATATTCTAGAGAAGATCTAGAAAGTGTATTTAaccaatataaaaatactcTAAGTCATAACATTTCTAATATGTCAAATTTGCccaatattaaaaatacactCGTGGAAGATATTCATTTGAATGATCAAATAATATCAAGAGAGCATTCAGTGGCAGTCTTAGACGTGGGCGGAagttattttaaaatagctatggtaaaaattaaaaaaaatgaagaaaaatttgatcTGGAAATTTCTTCAGTAATGAGTTTCCCTTTCCCGCCTATGAAAAAAGGTATAGTCATGGGTTGGTACAATTGGGTAGCAGAACAATACCTCAATTACATGtcaaaagaagaaattgtgCCTGATTTCGCGAGCttgattttttcttatcCTATCGAATACAAAGATGATAAAATCGCCAGACCGAGCATATTATCAAAACACTGGtgttttgaaaataaagaaatattaaaatcagATCTACAAACAAGTCTGAATAATGCGAtaactaataaaataacgaaaaatcaaaattttaaaaatattttcgataaaaaagaaaaatttttagtctTGAGCGTTTTAAATGACTCGGTCGCaacatttttatcttcAAAAGTCATCGTAGAAGGCGAAGCAGTGGGAGTTATTTTGGGAACAGGGACTAATGGCGCatttacaattaaaaacaataataaaaaatatgtttataatACAGAATGGGGAGCTTTTAAACCAGagaatattaaattgaTAGTGGAAGAAGAAGAATTCATAAAAGGTATTAAGACTAATTATAACTACCTTGATGTCTTGATAGGGAATGGGTATAAATGTGGAatacttaataaaattataagtaCTAGAAAACTGGATTTATTTTGTGTACAAGGAAATAGTATAGCAAATATAATGTCAAGAGATGATGAagatgtttataaaaaaatagtaaaagGTCTAATTAATAGATCTAGGCAACTTATAATCGCATTAGTATGTGCGGTAGCGGCTAATATTGAATCTGATCAGATAACAATACTTTTAAATGGATCGGGATACAGTGAGACTAGCGAAAGAGAGACATTTATTGAAATGTTAAATCAATATGCTAAAGAAATCTTTAATATTGACGCTGATATTAAAGTAGTGTATAAAGAAGGACTGACATTTTATGGAGCAGCTTATTATTCATTGGTGAAATATtcaaatatgaaaaatttattaaatgaattgtaa